A genomic segment from Branchiostoma floridae strain S238N-H82 chromosome 7, Bfl_VNyyK, whole genome shotgun sequence encodes:
- the LOC118420310 gene encoding tetratricopeptide repeat protein 22-like — MACVARSMAEQAFALTYNCFDKDEDDEGTEQTEKFLQAENLYQSAIRIGNAVAQAREKMTWSFFRAFNNKRILSQYLTVSVHKYDEEVKEKITTNLDKTIAGFAEVLRQEHTPLYKAQALVYMRCVMSRTEHAVQHMYLQDLQIDITRSKEEVTAFLQVWPVKYAIDLVKNNHRVLNTMALALKSENAAEAEATIQVSLKTESDPNINWYGYLLKGELALEKYKRTTKEHPQSKGDPDNIELLNSSISNLKTCLEGMKSSRNYNVLGEAIMKLAFSKSCTVLHTDDNRETEANTQLTQALHCFNEALKKDHGARHPTTHSLRAECLKHLGEEKQAVESWKRAVELDRESTTYWGNIKSLLAMLLNQCREVKDAKVRQPAVAETAFFLRVALSKYHLVSNKFLPKLVKQFPEQFLQTADYFKTTNDFTMARRVLDYVNQVSQTFRWPPPLNQEIKERRRRIEQEVDECEEAIKMQEPGSMEHEQTAASDVSKKGAIGGEVLEERLPATEEQKEYMPPEVENAKNAKGFDYDFFVIHSAKDAEWVNYTLLSKLEGEHYLKGCIADRDFQLGKYVLDNITAAIKKSAKVLIIITPDLVQSKWCKHEMKEALHAKVEEGTESVIPILLMDCEVPNELKNITYLDARKHFDWEHLLRDIQQ, encoded by the coding sequence ATGGCTTGTGTGGCACGCTCAATGGCAGAGCAGGCATTTGCCCTAACTTACAACTGCTTTGacaaagatgaagatgatgaaggTACAGAGCAGACTGAGAAATTTCTCCAGGCTGAAAATCTTTATCAGAGTGCTATCAGAATTGGAAATGCAGTTGCCCAGGCCCGAGAGaaaatgacatggtcatttTTCAGAGCATTCAACAATAAGAGAATCCTTTCACAATACCTTACCGTTTCAGTTCACAAGTATGATGAGGAAGTGAAAGAAAAGATTACTACAAATCTGGATAAAACTATTGCTGGTTTTGCTGAAGTTCTACGTCAAGAACATACTCCACTGTACAAAGCACAAGCACTTGTCTACATGAGATGTGTGATGTCCAGGACAGAGCATGCAGTGCAGCACATGTATCTTCAAGATCTACAGATAGATATTACAAGATCTAAGGAAGAAGTAACAGCCTTTCTACAAGTGTGGCCAGTCAAGTATGCCATAGATTTAGTGAAAAATAATCATCGTGTTCTGAACACAATGGCTCTTGCACTGAAAAGTGAAAATGCTGCAGAAGCAGAAGCTACAATACAAGTATCCTTGAAAACAGAGAGTGATCCTAACATCAACTGGTATGGCTACCTATTAAAAGGAGAGCTTGCCTTGGAGAAGTACAAACGTACCACAAAGGAACATCCCCAGAGTAAGGGAGACCCAGATAACATTGAACTTTTGAACAGTTCTATATCAAATCTAAAAACATGTTTGGAAGGTATGAAATCATCAAGAAACTATAACGTGTTAGGAGAAGCCATAATGAAGTtagcattttcaaaatcttgcaCAGTCCTCCATACAGATGATAACAGGGAGACCGAGGCTAATACGCAGCTGACACAGGCACTCCACTGTTTCAATGAAGCTCTTAAAAAGGACCACGGGGCAAGACATCCTACAACACACAGTCTCCGTGCTGAGTGCTTAAAGCACCTTGGGGAAGAAAAGCAGGCAGTGGAAAGTTGGAAAAGGGCTGTTGAATTGGATAGGGAGTCAACCACATACTGGGGAAACATCAAATCACTGCTGGCTATGCTTCTTAATCAATGCAGAGAGGTAAAAGACGCCAAAGTCAGGCAGCCGGCTGTGGCAGAGACAGCCTTCTTTTTGAGGGTGGCACTATCCAAGTATCATCTGGTCAGCAACAAATTTCTACCCAAACTTGTGAAGCAGTTTCCTGAGCAATTTCTGCAAACAGCTGACTACTTTAAGACCACAAATGACTTTACTATGGCAAGGAGAGTTTTGGACTATGTTAACCAGGTGAGTCAAACGTTCAGATGGCCTCCACCTCTCAATCAGGAGATTAAAGAAAGAAGGCGGCGAATAGAGCAAGAGGTAGATGAATGTGAAGAAGCCATTAAAATGCAAGAGCCAGGAAGCATGGAACATGAGCAGACAGCTGCCAGTGATGTGAGTAAGAAAGGAGCAATAGGAGGGGAAGTCCTAGAGGAACGTCTCCCAGCCACTGAAGAGCAGAAAGAATACATGCCACCAGAAGTAGAGAATGCCAAGAACGCCAAGGGCTTTGACTATGACTTTTTCGTCATCCACAGTGCTAAAGATGCAGAGTGGGTAAACTACACCCTCCTTTCTAAACTAGAGGGTGAACATTACCTTAAAGGTTGCATTGCTGATAGAGACTTCCAACTTGGAAAATATGTTCTAGACAATATCACAGCAGCCATAAAGAAAAGTGCAAAGGTGCTGATCATCATCACACCAGATCTTGTACAAAGTAAATGGTGTAAACATGAAATGAAGGAAGCACTTCATGCGAAGGTAGAGGAGGGCACAGAGTCAGTCATCCCCATTCTCCTGATGGACTGTGAGGTTCCCAATGAGCTTAAGAACATTACATACTTGGATGCACGGAAGCACTTCGACTGGGAGCACCTCTTGCGAGACATTCAGCAATGA